Within the Tachysurus fulvidraco isolate hzauxx_2018 chromosome 3, HZAU_PFXX_2.0, whole genome shotgun sequence genome, the region TGTCAATATCACATATAAACAATTGAGTAATGAAtacatatgtaataaatattcagATTAGTTTAGACCCTGGTGAAAGGAAGCATGCATGTGTCTGTGGTCATTTACTGCAAAACTGAAGGTCTCTTACACAATTTTCTCTGCACACTTACTCCACTGCTTCACacttgctattttttttaatgaccacACTTTTTGATACTGCTCGGCATGCTCTTACTAACCATTCTAATaccatgtaaataaacataagGCTAAAACACCATAAAGATGATTTATCATGTAGCAGTGGCAgtgtataataaattttattacattatgttACACATGGGTTTGGCTGTTGGAATCGGAGGAACTTCCTAAGTATGAGTCTGTAAGCATGGTATCAGATCAATAGCCAACACGCATATGGGTATCAATGCATCTCAACAAAAGAAtaacattcataaaaaaaatccttacaaaaaaatgacaaaaaatgatCTATTTTTGTGTAGGAATGAAGACTCAGTGAAAGaacaactaaataaaatcaaaagagaGAGCAGATCAATAGAAGGATACATCACCAGATATATTCTAAACACCAGGACTGTAACTGATGACAAAAAGGTGAATAGAGTGGCAATTGGAGTAAAACAGAAGAACAAACCCCATAAAACCATATTATTAGTTGGAGAAACAGGAACAGGAAAGTCGACTCTCATCAATACCATGGTCAACTACATGCTTGGTGTtgagagtaaagacagaatgtGGTTTGAGGTCATAGAGACAGAAGACGACCAAACTGTTTCTCAGACTCACGCAGTCACAGTGTATGATGTGTTTACTAAACACTGCCCGTTCTCTCTGACCGTCATCGACACTCCTGGGTTTGGAAACACAGAAGGTAAAAAGGAGGATTTAAACGTTGCTGAAAGTTTACTTGCATTATTCAAATCTAACGATGGAGTTCATGAAATTGATGCAGTTTGCCTTGTGATGACATCCAGCACCGCTCGAGTCATTGAATGGCATCAGTATGTTTTCAATGCAGTTCTCTCCTTATTTGGCAATGATGTGGAGAAAAACATTGTCCTGTTCATCACACATGCTGCCAAAAAGCCTAATAATACTATTAAGTTTGCAAAGAAATTTAAAATCCCATGTGCTCTGACTGCTAAAGGAGAGCCGATGTATTACAGATTCGACAACAGTCACTGTGAAAACTTTAATGATGAGGAAATATCAGATGATTATCAAGCTTCATGGAATCTGTTGAACACAACTATGGAGAACTTTCTGTCCTTTCTGAAAGAAAGTAAACCCATAAGTGTAAAGATGACAGTAGCAGTGCTGAGAAGCCGCAAACAACTGACTGCATCCATCCTCAATATAAAGGATAAGATCATAtacacagaacagaaacagaaagagctCGAGCAGACAAAAGAGGCTTTACAGGAACATGAGAAAGAAATAAGAGACAATGATAACTTTGAATATGAAGTAGATGAGGTCTATAAAGTAAAAGAACCACTAGAATACAAGTGGTGGCACTTTGGATGGAAAGAAGCTACTTGTTGTAGCATCTGTGAGGAGAACTGTCATTACCCAGGATGCTGGTGGGTCAGAGATCTCTCCCGGTGTAGTGTCATGGATGAAGGGAAGTGCACAGTGTGTACTGGAAGGTGTCACTACACTGATCATgttaaagagggaaaaaaatatgtgtCAAAGACAAGAAGGGTCAAGAAGACTAAGGAAGATCTAAAAATGAAATACATGATGAAGTCTGATGAGATGAAGAGCTTGATGAGTCAAATAGAGAATGACatgaaagaaatggaaaaagagAAGATCAGACTGGTGGAAGAGTGTTATCAACATGTGGTTAAACTGGAGGAGATTGCCCTGAAGAGGGGCTCTGTGTTTACACTGGAACATCTGGACTTTCTGattgagaaagtgagagaaacagGAAAGCCAGAGCAAGTGCAGAAACTTCAAGatataaaacacagagctgATAATGTACAGTTGCATGCAACAAATGATTACTGGCCAATGCCAGACTAGTGGATGCACAAACATAATGGTGAGAACAGATGTTTGTGAGTTTCTAAAGTAGAATTATCTGATAATTGTTCatctaataattattaatatcagGATAAAAGTAAATTTAAATGATGTAAGGTAATGAACTTTAATGTACACTCTCCATCTGTTTTAATTCATCAGAGCCTAAACAATAACTGCATGGTCCTCACCaacttcaataaataaaaatcatatttgCCACCTTTCAAAGCATTGCAAGACATCACACTTCCACTTTGCTTTACAGATAACACCAGCACTCCTCCATCATTTTCTGATTTGTTCTGCACCTTAAAATTATATTTCTCTGTGATCAAGACATCTCAAACACCTCAAAATGTCCATAACATTTTTCCCCACTTATCCTCTGTCCGTTGTTTGTATTCTtctgaacattttatatatgATGAACTAAACAATGTACTTTATGTGCCATTGGAACACAGGAGTGATGGATGCTAAAATGGACATTTGAATGCCTGTGTAGGAAGTCCATTATAAATCAGCTCTTCAGATATAATAGTCTTTTAAATCACCAACAATGTCTAACCTGTATTTCTGattctttacttttaaaaataattattttcttcttgtttaGTTTGCTTTTAATGTCACTTCTGTAACTGCTACTGTTTGCAAAAGCCTCATGTGGTCTGTAGGGCTTTAAGAATaagctttgtttattattattattattattattattattattgttgttgttgttgttgatgtgtttgtgcagtctaatataattttcattcaGTGTTGAGAGAATTGACTTGCAGGAGACCAAAAGGATAGTGGAATTTATGTTAGTAATTTCTagtgtaaaatagaaataaaattataataatccaTAAAGACATTTGACAATTGTTCAGCTTTgatcaataaaatgtaaatattttaatttgtcaAATGTGGTGAATTTTATAGCAGaagaatatttaaaagtatttcaATGATGGCAATTTATAGGGTTTTCTTTAAATGTAGAATTAAAAAGATTGCTGGAGTATTGTAAAGACTACAAATCTCCATTTCCAACAAAAGCCATTTTCCCCCATCCCCGTTTGTACGTGGGAAGACACAAAGGAGTCAAGAAAACAAAGGAAGATCTGAAAAAGAAATATGAGAGAGTGCAGAGAGATAAAGAGCTTGATATAAATCAGTGTGTTGTTACACTGGATGAAATCATTATTAAAGAGAGACTGTCTTAAGAACTTGGATTTCTTGATTGAGTAGATGATGGGgggaaaacaatttataaaaaaaaaaaacaaaaaaaaaaaaacagaggaaaacaGTTTAAGTTGAAAACTAGAACCTGCTAGAATTTCTAAGAATTTGCcattgaataaaaaagaaaatgttgctGTAAAGTTTCatgattcaaaaacaaaaagattctTCCTGAATCACTTGATTACCGTTATTATGCTTGCACTAAGGAAAAGGTCATTGAGAAGTGAAAGACTTTCTAGTGTAAAATAGAGCTGTTGTAAAAATCTGATTAGAATCAGCAGATTAATAAacagtgtgcatgtatgtgtgcatagaAGAAGAGTTCTAATCATTCAGCAGTGGGAACTACTTCTGGTCTGGAGGTGTGAAGTCCATGGTATCATTAAGCAAGTACACAATTTACAAGATTCTGTGCTGAGACTGAAATAGATCAAAAGGTTTCCGAAACAGAGGacaatgtttttaaatcaataaactTTCACTGGAATAAAAGGAGGAGCAGCTTGGTTTATCATTTTCTGTAAGACATGTGTCATTATTGCTCTCCACACACCTGCCATATGCACCTGCTCTGTCCATAACAGTGGTGTTGAATCAGTGctgttaaaggtgaggtctccgtttttgaaagccaatgttgacataaaatcaccaaaacaaacacgcccctaacccaaacgggtcccacccctgtattgatagctccacccacacatacatactgtacataacccaggcaactaatggaaagaaatgtgtctttatcatagctgaaatgaagaacaatacgattgcagataaataaacaagcaaaaaacgacacaagcataatcatgcaaaagacggcatatattagttctgtgtaacaaagcaaaatcaACGTTACATacctgttactagcaaaacacggttgtagctgcctctctacattactacgattgaaacgaggtgttatttgtgtagtaacactGAACACTCGTGCCATActgacacgcccctttctgctcattggctacatgttagttttcttttgtttggcATCCCAACACAGATTTCTGAAGCATTTATCAAACAACGGAATACATGATTctctaaaaaacacacacaaaatgctatGGATAGTTCAACCTAAACTTGTGTTAAAATTCAATATTATAGCTGCACCCCAgtagacaaaaaagacaaacctGCTCATATTTAaagttttacatgtttataatgAAATTCAGCACTAAAATACTGTTTGCATTACGATCTAATCATTGTAGGAATGAAGACATGTCCACTTCAGTGGAAGAACAACTAAATGAAATCAAAAGTGAGAGGAGATCAATAGAAGGATTCATCACCAGATATATTCTAAACACCAGGACTGTAACTGATGACGAAAAGATGAAGAGAGTGGCATTTGGGGTAAAACAGAACAAACCCCATAAAACCATATTGTTAGTTGGAGAAACAGGAACAGGAAAGTCGACTCTCATCAATACCATGGTCACCTGCATGCTTGGTGTTAagagtaaagacagaatgtGGTTTGAGGTCAtagagacaaaagaaaaacaaactgtttcTCAGACTCAGGCAGTCACAGTGTATGATGGGTTTACTGAACACTGCCCGTTCTCTCTGACCATCATTGACACGCCTGGGTTCGGAAACACAGAAGGTAAAAAGGATTTAAACGTTGCTAAAAGTTTACTTGAGTTATTCAGCTCTAACGATGGAGTTCATGAAATTGATGCAGTTTGCCTTGTGATAACATCAATCATGCCTCGACTCACTGAAAGGCATCACTATATATTTAATGCAGTTCTCTCCTTATTTGGCAATGATGTGGAGAAAAACACTGTCCTGTTCATCACACATGCTGCCAAAAAGCCTAATAATGCCATTAAGCTTGTAAAGAAATCCAAAATCCCATGTGCTCTGACTGCTAAAGGAGAACCTGTGTATTTCAGATTCGACAACAGTCACTGTGAAAACTTTAATGATGAGGAAATATCAGCTGATTATCAAGCTTCATGGAATCTGTTGAACACAACCATGGAGAACTTTCTCTCCTTTCTGAAAGAAAGTAAACCCATAAGTGTAAAGATGACAGTAGCAGTGCTGAGAAGCCGCAAACAACTGACTGCATCCGTCTACAATATAAAGGATAAGATCATACtgacagaacagaaacagaaagagctCGAGCAGACAAAAGAGGCTTTACAGGAACATGAGAAAGAAATAAGAGACAATGATAACTTTGAATATGAAGTAGATGAGGTCTATAAAGTAAAAGTACCACTAGAATACAAGTGGTGGCACTTTGGATGGAAAGAAGCTACTTGCTGTAGCGTCTGTGAGGAGAACTGTCATTACCCAGGATGCTGGTGGGTCACAGATCTCTCCCGGTGTAGTGTCATGGATGAAGGGAAGTGCACAGTGTGTACTGGAAGGTGTCACTACACTGATCATgttaaagagggaaaaaaatatgtgtCAAAGACAAGAAAGGTCAAGAAGACTAAGGAAGATCTGAAAATGAAATACATGATGAAGTCTGA harbors:
- the LOC113648199 gene encoding uncharacterized protein LOC113648199 isoform X1 gives rise to the protein MAECTNSSLENEDSVKEQLNKIKRESRSIEGYITRYILNTRTVTDDKKVNRVAIGVKQKNKPHKTILLVGETGTGKSTLINTMVNYMLGVESKDRMWFEVIETEDDQTVSQTHAVTVYDVFTKHCPFSLTVIDTPGFGNTEGKKEDLNVAESLLALFKSNDGVHEIDAVCLVMTSSTARVIEWHQYVFNAVLSLFGNDVEKNIVLFITHAAKKPNNTIKFAKKFKIPCALTAKGEPMYYRFDNSHCENFNDEEISDDYQASWNLLNTTMENFLSFLKESKPISVKMTVAVLRSRKQLTASILNIKDKIIYTEQKQKELEQTKEALQEHEKEIRDNDNFEYEVDEVYKVKEPLEYKWWHFGWKEATCCSICEENCHYPGCWWVRDLSRCSVMDEGKCTVCTGRCHYTDHVKEGKKYVSKTRRVKKTKEDLKMKYMMKSDEMKSLMSQIENDMKEMEKEKIRLVEECYQHVVKLEEIALKRGSVFTLEHLDFLIEKVRETGKPEQVQKLQDIKHRADNVQLHATNDYWPMPD
- the LOC113648199 gene encoding uncharacterized protein LOC113648199 isoform X2, coding for MAECTNSSLENEDMSTSVEEQLNEIKSERRSIEGFITRYILNTRTVTDDEKMKRVAFGVKQNKPHKTILLVGETGTGKSTLINTMVTCMLGVKSKDRMWFEVIETKEKQTVSQTQAVTVYDGFTEHCPFSLTIIDTPGFGNTEGKKDLNVAKSLLELFSSNDGVHEIDAVCLVITSIMPRLTERHHYIFNAVLSLFGNDVEKNTVLFITHAAKKPNNAIKLVKKSKIPCALTAKGEPVYFRFDNSHCENFNDEEISADYQASWNLLNTTMENFLSFLKESKPISVKMTVAVLRSRKQLTASVYNIKDKIILTEQKQKELEQTKEALQEHEKEIRDNDNFEYEVDEVYKVKVPLEYKWWHFGWKEATCCSVCEENCHYPGCWWVTDLSRCSVMDEGKCTVCTGRCHYTDHVKEGKKYVSKTRKVKKTKEDLKMKYMMKSDEMKSLMSQIENDMKEMEKEKIRLVEECYQHVVKLEDIALKRDSVFTLKHLDFLIEKVKETGKPDQVQKLQDIKSRADIQLFATNDYWPMLD